A window of the Callospermophilus lateralis isolate mCalLat2 chromosome 7, mCalLat2.hap1, whole genome shotgun sequence genome harbors these coding sequences:
- the LOC143404369 gene encoding rho GTPase-activating protein 29-like codes for MAADQLPFRVRAATVARGGPGGEAAAAPFIERPRNYFGISDRNRLTGIQGGRVEEILLQAALCLNQRKLSGGFSCSGSCLEGTQHLSSCDRTPSSGFSQNPPELRTPSRTQSLCVQKLSAQNQLSVEQECSATGTLPTWCNPKLEGPSSLGRFQQSLMAKAAATHKFKKWRYPARCRYCEHIVIFQGLKCQECLLICHKKCMANLTIVCGHRKLRGKIHLFGAELSCVAKKEPDGIPFIIKMCTSEIERTALSLQGIYRVSGNKAKIAILCRALESGRHLVDLSEFSSHDICEVLKFYLQKLPEPLVLFQWYQEFMQLANVIQQINQEQDTKRDNSEDNTSPNMCTDINQIFLKTKDLVRKLPPFNFNTLHYLIIHLKRVADHSEENLMNSKNLGVVFGPCVMRPRPSTTPGTISSSLVAYTNQALLVEFLITNAEMIFDGSLEPQSVSSSTDVVAPRVDKSPPCKPVISTEHSTKSQYFSMKQDIHTADIEIKNYELATSFEESERKQNALEKWDACLIDHKELESSSQKMDNICKTMKPLSLKSDVTTNDIQRPMPSTKIRCCCLPVDRFHLASSPNEKNRRNVGNVNSDKFCQNLTFEGLNIKDTSTTVGSQINGFDQQISEKTQEQQCELKNLIGMSAVIVPSVLQEKVTMSINDSGDHSNGATQPNTPASSAREAPVRLSSHSHRLAPARAPRILQPHLGTTFYKPPILTSKVRGTEERPASPSAAVPPSTALTPLSHVETSVPEADSTSAYALKPAAEPKENCEEVGLPDMNPMCQGLRLKQMEEVQDLEFEMPQFV; via the exons atggctgctgaccaattgccttTCAGGGTCAGAGCGGCCACAGTGGCTCGTGGTGGTCCTGGAGGGGAGGCAGCTGCAG caccatttattgaaagacCACGGAATTACTTTGGCATCTCTGACAGAAATCGGTTGACTGGGATCCAAGGTGGCAGAGTAGAGGAGATCCTGCTTCAGGCTGCTCTGTGCCTGAATCAGAGAAAGCTATCAGGTGGCTTCTCCTGCTCGGGGTCTTGCCTTGAGGGAACACAACATCTCAGTTCATGTGACAGGACCCCATCCAGCGGATTTTCACAGAATCCACCAGAGCTGCGAACACCAAGCAGAACTCAGAGCCTCTGTGTTCAG AAACTATCAGCACAAAATCAGCTCTCAGTTGAACAGGAGTGCAGTGCCACCGGGACACTGCCCACTTGGTGCAATCCTAAGTTGGAGG GACCCAGCTCCCTTGGAAGATTTCAGCAATCATTAATGGCAAAAGCAGCTGCCACCCATAAGTTCAAAAAATGGAGATATCCAGCAAGATGTAGATACTGTGAACACATTGTCATATTTCAAGGTCTTAAATGCCAAGAG TGTCTTCTTATCTGCCATAAAAAATGCATGGCAAACTTAACCATCGTTTGCGGACATCGTAAACTTCGGGGGAAAATACACCTATTTGGAGCAGAATTGTCCTGTGTTGCCAAAAAGGAGCCAGATGGCATTCCTTTCATAATCAAAATGTGTACTTCAGAAATCGAAAGGACTGCCTTGAGTTTACAA ggCATCTATAGAGTCAGTGGCAACAAGGCAAAAATCGCAATCCTGTGTCGAGCTCTGGAAAGTGGAAGGCATTTAGTAGATCTGTCCGAATTTTCTTCACACGATATATGTGAAGTGTTAAAATTTTACCTACAAAAG CTACCAGAGCCATTGGTTTTATTCCAATGGTACCAGGAATTTATGCAGCTTGCAAATGTCATCCAACAAATTAACCAAGAACAGGACACCAAAAGGGACAACTCTGAAGACAATACATCTCCAAATATGTGTACAGATATCAACcaaatttttctcaaaaccaaGGACCTTGTAAGAAAATTGCCACCGTTCAATTTTAACACTCTACATTACCTTATCATCCATCTTAAGAG GGTTGCAGACCATTCGGAAGAAAACCTgatgaactcaaaaaacttggGGGTGGTATTTGGACCCTGTGTCATGAGGCCCAGGCCTTCAACCACTCCTGGTACCATCTCCTCCTCTCTTGTTGCATATACCAATCAGGCCCTGTTGGTAGAATTCCTCATTACCAATGCAGAGATGATCTTTGATGGATCCCTAGAGCCACAAAGTGTTTCATCTAGTACTGACGTTGTTGCACCTCGGGTGGATAAAAGCCCTCCTTGCAAACCCGTAATATCAACAGAACATTCCACAAAGTCACAATATTTTTCTATGAAGCAA GATATTCACACTGCAgatattgaaattaaaaattatgaattGGCTACATCATTTGAGGAATCAGAACGCAAGCAAAATGCATTGGAAAAATGGGATGCATGTCTCATTG ATCACAAAGAACTTGAATCATCATCACAAAAGATGGACAATATATGTAAAACCATGAAACCACTTAGTCTGAAATCTGATGTGACAACAAATGATATACAGAGGCCTATGCCAAGCACCAAGATCAGATGTTGCTGTTTGCCTGTAGATAGATTCCATCTTGCAAGCTCTCCTAATGAGAAAAACAGGAGAAATGTGGGAAATGTCAATTCAGACAAGTTTTGCCAGAATCTTACCTTTGAAGGACTTAATATAAAAGATACCTCTACTACTGTTGGCTCCCAAATTAATGGTTTTGATCAGCAGATTTCAGAAAAAACTCAGGAACAACAATGTGAACTAAAGAACTTAATTGGCATGAGTGCAGTGATTGTTCCAAGTGTACTCCAGGAAAAAGTGACAATGAGCATCAATGATAGTGGTGACCATTCCAATGGTGCCACACAGCCCAACACGCCAGCCAGTTCAGCAAGAGAGGCACCAGTGAGACTGTCTTCTCATTCTCACCGTCTTGCTCCTGCAAGAGCACCCAGAATACTGCAGCCCCATCTCGGGACAACATTTTACAAACCACCTATCCTGACCAGCAAAGTCAGGGGGACTGAGGAGAGACCAGCTTCACCTTCAGCAGCAGTGCCTCCTAGCACAGCTCTTACTCCCCTGAGTCATGTGGAGACATCTGTTCCAGAGGCAGACAGCACATCAGCTTATGCTTTGAAACCAGCTGCTGAGCCTAAAGAGAACTGTGAGGAGGTTGGCCTGCCTGACATGAATCCAATGTGCCAGGGACTCAGGCTAAAACAAATGGAAGAGGTACAAGACCTTGAATTTGAAATGCCACAGTTTGTGTAG